The following coding sequences are from one Patescibacteria group bacterium window:
- a CDS encoding ferredoxin has translation MSFKIEIDKEKCIGCGSCAAICPENFEIASDGKAQVKKSDIKELGCSKQAEEMCPVQAIKIKHI, from the coding sequence ATGAGTTTTAAAATTGAAATTGATAAAGAAAAATGTATAGGTTGTGGCAGTTGTGCTGCCATTTGTCCTGAAAATTTTGAAATAGCTAGCGACGGTAAGGCTCAAGTTAAAAAATCAGATATAAAAGAATTGGGTTGTTCTAAACAAGCCGAAGAAATGTGTCCGGTTCAGGCTATTAAGATTAAACATATTTAA